The window TGGTAGACGAACCGGGTCCGGGTGCCCACCTGACCGGGGGCCTGGTCGGCGACCGGGGCGAGGACGAGACCGTCGAGCGAGCGGGCCATGGGCGGAGGCTCCCTTTCTGGGACGAACGGCGAGGGCTAGGGTGGGCCACCGTAGAGCACTCGCGGGAGCCCGGACGCACCGGGCTGAGAGGGAGGCTGGCGGCCTCCGACCGTACGAACCTGATCCGGGTCATGCCGGCGAAGGGAGGGGCTGGACGCCCATGTCGCGTACGCACACGTCAGACGTCCTCGTCGTGGGGGGCGGAATCATCGGGCTCGTGACGGCGTGGCGGGCCGCGCTGCGCGGGTTCGCCACGGCCGTGGCCGATCCCGCGCCCGGCGGCGGGGCCGCGCAGGTGGCGGCCGGGATGCTCGCCGCCGTCACCGAACTGCACTACGGCGAGCAGACGCTGCTGGGGCTCAACATGGAGTCCGCGCGCCTCTATCCGGACTTCGTGGCCGAGCTGACGGAGGCGACCGGCCTCGACCTCGGCTACCGCCGCTGCGGCACGCTCGCCGTCGCGCTGGACGCGGACGACCGCGCCCATCTGCGTGAACTGCACGCCCTGCAGCGCCGGTCGGGCCTGGACTCGGAGTGGCTGAGCGGCCGCGACTGCCGCCGCCTGGAGCCCATGCTCGCGCCGGGGGTGCGCGGCGGACTGCGGGCCGACGGGGACCACCAGATCGACCCGAGGCGGCTCTCCAGGGCCCTCGTCGCGGCCTGCGAACGCGCGGGGGTCGTGTTCCACCGGGCCAGGGCCGAGGAGCTGTCGGTGGTCCGGGAGCGGGCCACCGGGGTCCGGACCGGCGATGGTGACCGGCTGGCCGCGGAGCGGGTCGTCCTCGCCGCGGGCAGCCTCAGCGGGCGGCTCGCCGGGATCCCGCGGGACGTGGTGCCGCCGGTGCGGCCGGTGAAGGGACAGGTGCTGCGGCTGACGGTGCCGAAGCCGTACGCGCCCTTCCTGAGCCGTACGGTACGGGCCGTGGTGCGGGGCAGCCATGTCTACCTGGTGCCGCGCGAGAACGGCGAACTCGTCGTCGGCGCGACCAGCGAGGAGCAGGGCTGGGACACCACGGTGACCGCGGGCGGGGTGTACGAACTGCTGCGGGACGCCCATGAACTCGTCCCCGGGATCACCGAACTCCCGCTCACCGAGACCCGCGCGGGCCTGCGCCCCGCCTCCCCGGACAACGCGCCGCTCCTCGGCCCCACCGGGCTCGACGGTCTGATCCTCGCGACCGGGCACCACCGCAACGGGGTGCTCCTCACCCCGGTCACCGGTGACGTCCTGGCCCATGTGCTGACCACCGGTGAACTGCCGGCGCAGGCACGCGACTTCACCCCGCTGCGGTTCCGCGCCGGCGCGGCCCGCGAACTCCTGGAGCAGCCCGTATGAACACCACCGGGACGCTGACCGTCCTCGTCAACGGAGAGCGCCGGCGGATCGCTCCCGGCACGGCGCTCGACGCGCTGGTGCGGACGCTCACCGCGTCGCCCTCCGGTGTCGCCGCCGCGCTCAACGAAACCGTCGTCCCGCGCGCGCGGTGGACGACCACCGCACTCGCCGAGGGGGACCGTGTCGAGGTCCTCACCGCCGTCCAAGGAGGCTGATCCCATGGCAGACGACCCCTTCGTCCTCGGCGGTACGACCTACTCGTCCCGCCTGATCATGGGCACCGGCGGAGCGGCCGGCCTGGACGTGCTGGAGCGGGCGCTGGTGGCCTCCGGCACGGAGCTGACGACGGTGGCGATGCGCCGCGTGAACGCGTCCGTGCACGGCTCGGTGCTGTCCGTGCTCGACCGGCTCGGCATTCGTGTGCTGCCCAACACGGCCGGCTGTTTCACGGCGGGCGAGGCCGTGCTGACGGCCCGCCTCGCGCGCGAGGCGCTCGGTACGTCGCTGGTCAAGCTGGAGGTCGTCGCCGACGAGCGCACCCTCCTGCCCGACCCCGTCGAACTGCTCGACGCCGCCGAGACGCTCGTCGACGACGGGTTCACCGTGCTGCCCTACACGAACGACGATCCGGTGCTCGCGCGGAAGCTCCAGGACGTGGGCTGTGCCGCGATCATGCCGCTCGGTTCGCCCATCGGGTCGGGGCTCGGCATCCGCAACCCGCACAACTTCCAGCTGATCGTGGAGCACGCGCGTGTGCCGGTGATCCTCGACGCGGGCGCGGGGACGGCCTCGGACGTCGCCCTCGCGATGGAGCTGGGGTGCGCCGGGGTGATGCTCGCCTCCGCCGTGACCCGGGCCCAGGAGCCGGTCCTGATGGCCGAGGGCATGCGGCACGCGGTGGAGGCGGGCCGGCTGGCGTACCGGGCGGGCCGTATCCCGCGTCGGCACTTCGCGCAGGCGTCGTCACCGGTCGAGGGGCTGGCGCGGCTGGATCCGGAGCGTCCCGCTTTCTGAGTCGGATCTCACGCCATCAGACCCTCACTCGAACAGCCGAACGAGTTCGGTCGCGCGGCCGCCTGTCACAGCCCCAGGACCCGGGTCACAGCTCTGCTGCAGTACGGCCCCGGAGCCCCGCCGCCCCTGGGCCCGTCGGCGGCGGCTCGTAGACTCACCTGCGTGGACACGACCCTTCAGGACCCGCTTGTCGGCCAGGTGCTCGACGGCCGGTATCGAGTCGAGGCGCGGATCGCGGTCGGCGGGATGGCCACGGTCTACCGGACCGTGGACACCCGCCTCGACCGCGTGCTCGCACTCAAGGTGATGCATCCGACGCTGGCCGCGGACCGGACGTTCGTCGAGCGTTTCATCCGCGAGGCCAAGTCGGTGGCACGGCTGTCCCACCCGAACGTGGTGGGGGTCTACGACCAGGGCACGGACGGCTCGTACGTCTATCTCGCGATGGAGTACGTGGCCGGCTGCACCCTGCGCGACGTGCTGCGCGACCGTGGGGCCCTGCAGCCCCGGGCGGCGCTGGACATCCTGGAGCCGGTGCTCGCCGCGCTCGGCGCCGCGCACCGCGCCGGGTTCGTGCACCGGGACATGAAGCCGGAGAACGTGCTGATAGGGGACGACGGCCGGGTCAAGGTCGCCGACTTCGGGCTCGTACGGGCCGTGGACACCGTCACCAGCACCACCGGCAGCGTCCTCGGCACCGTCTCCTACCTCGCCCCCGAGCAGCTGGAGCACGGCACGACCGACGCCCGCGTCGATGTCTACGCGTGCGGTGTGACGCTCTACGAGATGCTCACCGGCGGCAAACCGCACGCCGGGGACTCCCCCGCGCAGGTGCTGTACCACGCGCTGCACGACGACGTGCCGCCGCCGTCGGCCGCCGTGCCGGGGCTGTCGTACGAGCTGGACGCGCTGGTCGCCTCCGCGACCGCGCGCAATCCGCAGCTGCGGCCCTACGACGCCGTCGCGCTGCTCGCGCAGACGCTCCAGGCGCGGGCCGCGCTGAGCGAGGAGCAGCTGGACGCGGTGCCGCCGCAGGCGATAGCCGGCGGCCATGACAACGCGGAGGACCGGACGAGCGTGATTCCGCGCTCGCTGGCCGTGTCGCGGTCCGTGGGGCTCGACCCCCACCCGGTCGACCGCACGAGCCGCTTCCGGTCGCCCCCGCCGCCCTCCCGGCGCACACGGGCCGTCCCCGGTTCCCGGCGCGGGCTGCTGGCGGCCGTCGTGGCGGTGCTGCTCGTCCTCGGCGTGGGCGGCGGCATCTGGTACATCAACTCGGGCCAGTTCACACAGGTCCCGGCGGTGTTGCAGCAGAGCGAGGCGGACGCCACGAAGCGGCTGGAGGGCGCGGGGCTGGACGTCGACGTGAAGGAGGCGTACAGCGACACGGTCGAGCGCGGCAAGGTGATCGGCACCGACCCGGCCCCCGGGGAGCGGATCCGGGACAACGACTCCGTGACGGTGACGATCTCCAGGGGCCCGGAGACCGTGAAGGTGCCCGAGACGACGGGCCTCCGGCTCGACCTCGCGAAGGACCGGCTGAAGGGCGACGGTCTCGAACCGGGCCTGGTGAACAGGGAGTTCAGCGACGAGGTCGTCCGGGGCCAGGTGATCCGCACGCAGCCGGACTCCGGCACCGAGGTCTCCGCGGGCACGGCCGTCCGGATCGTGGTCAGCCGGGGCGCCCCGGTGCAGGTGCCCGAGCTGGGCGGCGCCTCGGTCGAGGACGCCAGAACCCAGCTGGAGGAGGCCGGCCTCAAGGTGAAGATCGCCTCGCGGCGGGTCAACTCCGAGTACGACAAGGGTCTGGTGGCCGAGCTGTCGCCGGGCGTGGGCAAGCAGGTCGGCACGGGCGACACCGTCACCCTGACGCTCTCCAAGGGCCCCGTGCTGGTCGAGGTCCCCGACGTCGTGGGCGAGAACGTCGACGAGGCCACGCGTCGGCTGGAGGCCGCCGGCTTCCAGGTCGAGGAGGACCGGGGCATCCTCGGCTTCTTCGCCGACGAGGTGAAGGGCCAGTCGGTCGACGGCGGCGACACGGCGCCCAAGGGCTCGAAGATCACGATCGAGATCGGCTGACGGGGCGGCCGCCGGAGCCGCCGGCCGGGCGCCGTCGGCCGCATGACACCCTGGGTGCCGTGAGCACCCAGCAGTCCCCCGGCCTTCCCGACCTCCCCCGCCTTCCCGGCCCGTCCCGGAACCCCGTCGGCGGGCATGTCCCGGTCGCCGGTGGCCTGAACTCCGTCGGGCTGGCGTACGCACGTGATCTACGGGCCGAGACGGTCCAGGTCTTCGTGGCCAATCCGCGCGGCTGGGCGACTCCGACCGGCAACCCCCGGCAGGACGAGGAGTTCCGGGCGGCCTGCGCCGAGGAGTCGATCCCCGCGTACGTGCACGCGCCGTACCTGATCAACTTCGGGTCGCACACCGAGGCGACGGCGGAGAGGTCCGTGGAGTCGATGCGGCACTCGCTGCGGCGGGGCCGGGAGATCGGCGCGCTGGGGGTCGTCGTGCACACCGGGAGCGCGACGGGCGGGCGGGACCGGTCGGTGGCGCTGAAGCAGGTGCGTGAGTATCTGCTGCCGCTGCTGGACGAGTTGACCCACGACGACGACCCGTGTCTGCTCCTGGAGTCGACGGCGGGCCAGGGATCCTCGCTGTGCTCGCGCACCTGGGACTTCGGGCCGTACTTCGAGGCGCTGGACGCCCATCCGAAGCTGGGCGTGTGCCTGGACACCTGCCACATCTTCGCGGCGGGGCACGACCTGACCGGGCCGGACGGGATGCACCGGACCCTGGACCTGCTGGTGGAGACCGTCGGCGAGGGCCGGCTGAAGCTGATCCACGCCAACGACTCCAAGGACGTGGTCGGTGCCCACAAGGACCGCCACGAGAACATCGGCTCCGGTCACATCGGCGAGGACCCGTTCCGCGCGCTGATGACCCACCCCGCCACCGAGGGCGTCCCCCTGATCATCGAGACCCCCGGGGGCAAGGAGGGGCACGCGGCGGACGTGGAGCGCCTGAAGAAGCTCCGGGACGGCTGACGCACCCGGGCCCGGGCACGCCGCGTCAGAGTTCGGGGCCCTCCCCGGGCTCCTCCTGGTAGGAGTAGCGCTGCTCCTGCCAGGGATCGCCGATGTTGTGGTAGCCGCGCTCCTCCCAGAAGCCGCGGCGGTCGGCGGTCATGTACTCGATGCCGCGGACCCACTTGGGGCCCTTCCAGGCATAAAGGTGGGGGACGACGAGGCGGAGCGGGAAGCCGTGTTCGGCGGTGAGGAGTTCGCCGTCCTTGTGGGTGGCGAAGATCGTGCGGTCGTCGGCGAAGTCGGCGAGGCGGAGGTTGGAACTGAAGCCGTACTCGGCCCACACCATCACATGGGTGACCTCGGGGGCGGGCGGCGCGGTCGCGAGGATCGTGCGGGCCGGGATGCCGCCCCATTCCGCGCCGACCATGCTGAACTTCGTCACGCAGTGCAGGTCGGCGACGACCGAGGCGTACGGCAGGGCGGTGAACTCGTCGTGGTTCCAGCAGTGCTTCTCACCGTCGGCGGTGGCGCCGAAGACCCGGAAGTCCCAGCGCTCGGGACGGAACTTGGGGACGGGCCCGTAGTGGGTGACCGGCCAGCCGCGCTGGAGCCGCTGTCCCGGCGGGAGCTGCGACGACGCCGCGTTCTCAGATGCGCGATCTCCTGATTCGCGTTCCACCGGCTGACCCATGACTCCATCCTGACAGACCTCGACCGGTGCACATGACCAGGGTCCACCCGACTCGGACATTTAGAGCTAAGGCTGTGCTTACTTACTAAGCTCGCACTTACTGGACGATCTTCGACTGCGGTGCAATCATCGCGGCGCAACCTCCCAGTTCCCCCGCTTGGAAGGAGCTTCTGCGATGCAGGGCGACCCCGAGGTCATCGAATTCCTCAACGAGCAGCTGACCGCGGAGCTCACCGCGATCAACCAGTACTTCCTGCACGCGAAGATGCAGGAGAACTTCGGCTGGACGAAGCTCGCGAAGTACACGCGTGCCGAGTCCTTCGACGAGATGAAGCACGCGGAGGTACTCACCGACCGGATCCTGTTCCTGGACGGGCTGCCGAACTACCAGCGACTGTTCCACGTCCGGGTGGGCCAGACGGTCAAGGAGATGTTCGAGGCGGACCGCCAGGTCGAGGTCGAGGCGATCGACCGCCTCAAGCGCGGCATCGAGGTGATGCGCAACAAGGGTGACATCACCTCGGCGAACATCTTCGAGTCGATCCTCGCGGACGAGGAGCACCACATCGACTACCTCGACACCCAGCTGGAACTTCTGGAGAAGCTGGGCGAGGCGCTCTACATCGCACAGCTGATCGAGCAGCCGGAGAGCTGAGCGGGCGCGGGCCGAGGGTGGGCCGGGCCTCGACTAGGCCGCTTCCTCGAGTTCGGCGTAGACCGCCGCCCCCTGCTCGACCGGCTCCGGGCGCGGGTACGCGCCCCTGCCGAGGAGCGCCTGGATCCGGCGTACGCACGACCCGCAGTCCGTGCCCGCCTTGCAGGCCGACGCGATCTGGCGGGGGGTGCAGGCGCCGTCCGCCGCATGTTTCCTGACCTGCTGCTCGGTGACACCGAAGCAACTGCACACGAACACGCGGTCCACCTCCCGCCGGGATCGAATACGAGGCGCCATCCCGATGATCGGTGAGGCTAACCTAACCTTACCCGGCGGGCCCGAAGCGCAAAAGTGGAGTGGGGCACGGATCGTATGTGATCCGCGCCCCACCTCGCGCTCCTGTAACAGGCGCATCCCCTGCTGATCAGCTACTAGTCCCGGTACAGCTCCGCGACGAGGAACGCCAGGTCCAGGGACTGGCTGCGGTTGAGCCGGGGGTCGCAGGCGGTCTCGTAGCGCTGGTGCAGGTCGTCGACGAAGATCTCGTCGCCGCCGCCCACGCACTCCGTGACGTCGTCGCCGGTCAGCTCCACGTGGATACCGCCCGGGTGGGTGCCGAGGCCCTTGTGGACCTCGAAGAAGCCCTTGACCTCGTCGAGCACGTCGTCGAAGCGGCGGGTCTTGTGGCCGGAGGCCGCCTCGTAGGTGTTGCCGTGCATCGGGTCGGTGATCCACGCGACCGTCGCACCCGAGGCGGTGACCTTCTCGACCAGCTCGGGCAGCTTGTCGCGGACCTTGTCCGCGCCCATGCGCACGATGAAGGTGAGCCGGCCGGGCTCGCGGTCCGGGTCGAGGCGCTCGATGTAGCGCAGGGCGTCCTCGGCCGTGGTCGTCGGGCCGAGCTTGATCCCGATCGGGTTGCGGATCTGCGAGGCGAACTCGATGTGCGCGTGGTCCAGCTGCCGGGTGCGCTCACCGATCCACACCATGTGCGCCGACACGTCGTAGAGACGGCCCGTGCGCGAGTCCACGCGGGTCAGCGCCGACTCGTAGTCGAGCAGCAGCGCCTCGTGCGAGGAGAAGAACTCGACGGTGCGGAACTCCTCCGGGTCGGTCCCGCAGGCGTGCATGAAGTTCAGCGCGTTGTCGATCTCGCGGGCGAGCTGCTCGTAGCGCTGGCCGGACGGGGACGACTTCACGAAGTCCTGGTTCCAGGCGTGCACCTGGCGCAGGTCGGCGTAGCCGCCGGTGGTGAAGGCGCGGACCAGGTTCAGCGTGGAGGCCGAGGCGTGGTACATCCGCTTCAGGCGCTCGGGGTCCGGGATGCGGGCGGCCTCGTTGAAGTCGAAGCCGTTGACCGAGTCGCCGCGGTAGGTCGGCAGGGTGACGCCGTCGCGGGTCTCGGTGCCCTTGGAGCGCGGCTTGGAGTACTGACCGGCGATACGGCCGACCTTCACGACCGGCACGGAGGCCGCGTACGTGAGGACCGCGCCCATCTGGAGCAGCGTCTTCAGCTTGTTGCGGATGTGGTCGGCCGACACGGCGTCGAAGGCCTCGGCGCAGTCGCCGCCCTGGAGGAGGAACGCCTCTCCCTTGGCGACGGACGCCATCCGGGCGCGCAGCTGGTCGCACTCGCCCGCGAAGACGAGCGGCGGATACGACTCGAGCTCCGCAACGACTGCGCGCAGAGCCTCGGTGTCGGGGTACTCGGGCTGCTGCGCCGCGGGAAGGTCTCGCCAGGTGTTGCCAGCGCTCGCGCTGGACTTAGCGTTCACGGTCACGACCTCCACATTACGGGGTCGTGTCGGGCGTCCATCCCCTTGCTCATCAAGTGAGACGAACCCCGCTCGATCGGGAGCGGGGTTCGTCGGACGGTCGGCCCGGCCGGTGACGGCGGTGCCGCCGGTGTCAGTGCAGGTTCATGACCGCGCTGTCGTCGAAGCCGACCGCGAAGACCGTCCTGAGCGACAGGTTGACGGCGGCGCTGTAGCCGTCACAGGCGTTCCGCTTCTCGTCGGGCTCCTCCACGGCCTCGAACTCGTGGGGGAAGCTCGCGCGCAGCGTCGTACCG is drawn from Streptomyces bottropensis ATCC 25435 and contains these coding sequences:
- a CDS encoding thiazole synthase; translated protein: MADDPFVLGGTTYSSRLIMGTGGAAGLDVLERALVASGTELTTVAMRRVNASVHGSVLSVLDRLGIRVLPNTAGCFTAGEAVLTARLAREALGTSLVKLEVVADERTLLPDPVELLDAAETLVDDGFTVLPYTNDDPVLARKLQDVGCAAIMPLGSPIGSGLGIRNPHNFQLIVEHARVPVILDAGAGTASDVALAMELGCAGVMLASAVTRAQEPVLMAEGMRHAVEAGRLAYRAGRIPRRHFAQASSPVEGLARLDPERPAF
- the bfr gene encoding bacterioferritin yields the protein MQGDPEVIEFLNEQLTAELTAINQYFLHAKMQENFGWTKLAKYTRAESFDEMKHAEVLTDRILFLDGLPNYQRLFHVRVGQTVKEMFEADRQVEVEAIDRLKRGIEVMRNKGDITSANIFESILADEEHHIDYLDTQLELLEKLGEALYIAQLIEQPES
- a CDS encoding class II 3-deoxy-7-phosphoheptulonate synthase, giving the protein MTVNAKSSASAGNTWRDLPAAQQPEYPDTEALRAVVAELESYPPLVFAGECDQLRARMASVAKGEAFLLQGGDCAEAFDAVSADHIRNKLKTLLQMGAVLTYAASVPVVKVGRIAGQYSKPRSKGTETRDGVTLPTYRGDSVNGFDFNEAARIPDPERLKRMYHASASTLNLVRAFTTGGYADLRQVHAWNQDFVKSSPSGQRYEQLAREIDNALNFMHACGTDPEEFRTVEFFSSHEALLLDYESALTRVDSRTGRLYDVSAHMVWIGERTRQLDHAHIEFASQIRNPIGIKLGPTTTAEDALRYIERLDPDREPGRLTFIVRMGADKVRDKLPELVEKVTASGATVAWITDPMHGNTYEAASGHKTRRFDDVLDEVKGFFEVHKGLGTHPGGIHVELTGDDVTECVGGGDEIFVDDLHQRYETACDPRLNRSQSLDLAFLVAELYRD
- the pknB gene encoding Stk1 family PASTA domain-containing Ser/Thr kinase, producing MDTTLQDPLVGQVLDGRYRVEARIAVGGMATVYRTVDTRLDRVLALKVMHPTLAADRTFVERFIREAKSVARLSHPNVVGVYDQGTDGSYVYLAMEYVAGCTLRDVLRDRGALQPRAALDILEPVLAALGAAHRAGFVHRDMKPENVLIGDDGRVKVADFGLVRAVDTVTSTTGSVLGTVSYLAPEQLEHGTTDARVDVYACGVTLYEMLTGGKPHAGDSPAQVLYHALHDDVPPPSAAVPGLSYELDALVASATARNPQLRPYDAVALLAQTLQARAALSEEQLDAVPPQAIAGGHDNAEDRTSVIPRSLAVSRSVGLDPHPVDRTSRFRSPPPPSRRTRAVPGSRRGLLAAVVAVLLVLGVGGGIWYINSGQFTQVPAVLQQSEADATKRLEGAGLDVDVKEAYSDTVERGKVIGTDPAPGERIRDNDSVTVTISRGPETVKVPETTGLRLDLAKDRLKGDGLEPGLVNREFSDEVVRGQVIRTQPDSGTEVSAGTAVRIVVSRGAPVQVPELGGASVEDARTQLEEAGLKVKIASRRVNSEYDKGLVAELSPGVGKQVGTGDTVTLTLSKGPVLVEVPDVVGENVDEATRRLEAAGFQVEEDRGILGFFADEVKGQSVDGGDTAPKGSKITIEIG
- the thiO gene encoding glycine oxidase ThiO yields the protein MSRTHTSDVLVVGGGIIGLVTAWRAALRGFATAVADPAPGGGAAQVAAGMLAAVTELHYGEQTLLGLNMESARLYPDFVAELTEATGLDLGYRRCGTLAVALDADDRAHLRELHALQRRSGLDSEWLSGRDCRRLEPMLAPGVRGGLRADGDHQIDPRRLSRALVAACERAGVVFHRARAEELSVVRERATGVRTGDGDRLAAERVVLAAGSLSGRLAGIPRDVVPPVRPVKGQVLRLTVPKPYAPFLSRTVRAVVRGSHVYLVPRENGELVVGATSEEQGWDTTVTAGGVYELLRDAHELVPGITELPLTETRAGLRPASPDNAPLLGPTGLDGLILATGHHRNGVLLTPVTGDVLAHVLTTGELPAQARDFTPLRFRAGAARELLEQPV
- the thiS gene encoding sulfur carrier protein ThiS — translated: MNTTGTLTVLVNGERRRIAPGTALDALVRTLTASPSGVAAALNETVVPRARWTTTALAEGDRVEVLTAVQGG
- a CDS encoding (2Fe-2S)-binding protein, with product MDRVFVCSCFGVTEQQVRKHAADGACTPRQIASACKAGTDCGSCVRRIQALLGRGAYPRPEPVEQGAAVYAELEEAA
- a CDS encoding deoxyribonuclease IV, with the translated sequence MSTQQSPGLPDLPRLPGPSRNPVGGHVPVAGGLNSVGLAYARDLRAETVQVFVANPRGWATPTGNPRQDEEFRAACAEESIPAYVHAPYLINFGSHTEATAERSVESMRHSLRRGREIGALGVVVHTGSATGGRDRSVALKQVREYLLPLLDELTHDDDPCLLLESTAGQGSSLCSRTWDFGPYFEALDAHPKLGVCLDTCHIFAAGHDLTGPDGMHRTLDLLVETVGEGRLKLIHANDSKDVVGAHKDRHENIGSGHIGEDPFRALMTHPATEGVPLIIETPGGKEGHAADVERLKKLRDG
- a CDS encoding sulfite oxidase-like oxidoreductase, which translates into the protein MGQPVERESGDRASENAASSQLPPGQRLQRGWPVTHYGPVPKFRPERWDFRVFGATADGEKHCWNHDEFTALPYASVVADLHCVTKFSMVGAEWGGIPARTILATAPPAPEVTHVMVWAEYGFSSNLRLADFADDRTIFATHKDGELLTAEHGFPLRLVVPHLYAWKGPKWVRGIEYMTADRRGFWEERGYHNIGDPWQEQRYSYQEEPGEGPEL